The Microcebus murinus isolate Inina chromosome 1, M.murinus_Inina_mat1.0, whole genome shotgun sequence genome includes a region encoding these proteins:
- the PLA1A gene encoding phospholipase A1 member A isoform X1: protein MPPGLWGRHFCLWGLFLWLRGSVGGSGDEPPTPQPNCTDFQNARLLQGTHLNVRFLLFTPSDPGCGQLVEESSDIQNSGFNATLGTKLIIHGFRVLGTKPSWVDKFVRALLRAADANVIAVDWVSGSTGIYFSAVENVVKLSLEISRFLRKLLALGVSESSIHIIGVSLGAHVGGMVGHFYKGQLGRITGLDPAGPEYTKASLEERLDPGDARFVEAIHTDTDNLGIRIPVGHVDYFVNGGQDQPGCPTSIYAGYSYLICDHMRAVHLYISALENSCPLVAFPCDSYRAFLAGQCLDCCNPFLLSCPRIGLAEESGIKIEPLPKEVKVYLMTTSSAPYCVYHSLVEFYLQKPRNKDTNIEVTFLSSNVNSPVKITIPKQELQGKAVMAHANPQCQINQVKLKFQPSSRVWKRDRTTIVGKFCTAPLPINDNKQTVCLPEPVNLQASVTVFHDLKIACV, encoded by the exons gGGATGAGCCTCCTACCCCACAGCCCAACTGCACTGACTTCCAGAACGCCAGGCTCCTCCAGGGCACCCATCTCAATGTCCGGTTTCTCCTCTTCACCCCTTCAGATCCTGGCTGTGGGCAGCTAGTGGAAGAAAGTAGTGACATCCAAAACTCTGGGTTCAATGCCACTCTGGGAACCAAACTAATTATTCATGGATTCAG GGTTTTAGGAACAAAGCCTTCCTGGGTGGATAAATTTGTTCGAGCCCTTCTGCGTGCAGCAGATGCCAACGTGATTGCTGTGGACTGGGTGTCCGGGTCTACGGGGATCTACTTCTCAGCCGTGGAGAATGTGGTTAAGCTGAGCCTGGAGATCTCCCGTTTCCTCAGGAAACTCCTG GCGCTGGGAGTGTCAGAGTCCTCGATCCACATCATTGGTGTCAGCCTGGGGGCCCACGTTGGGGGCATGGTGGGACATTTCTACAAAGGCCAGTTGGGACGAATCACAG GCCTGGACCCCGCTGGGCCCGAGTACACCAAGGCCAGCCTGGAGGAGCGCTTAGATCCTGGAGACGCCCGCTTTGTGGAAGCCATCCACACAGATACCGACA ATTTGGGTATCCGGATTCCCGTCGGACACGTGGACTACTTTGTCAACGGAGGCCAAGACCAACCTGGCTGTCCCACGTCCATTTACGCAG GTTACAGTTATCTGATCTGCGATCACATGCGGGCTGTGCATCTCTACATCAGTGCCCTGGAGAATTCCTGCCCGCTGGTGGCCTTTCCCTGTGACAGCTACAGGGCCTTCCTTGCTGGACAATGTCTGGATTGCTGTAACCCTTTTCTGCTTTCCTGTCCGAGGATAG GGCTGGCGGAAGAAAGTGGTATAAAGATAGAGCCGCTTCCCAAGGAAGTGAAAGTCTACCTCATGACCACCTCCAGCGCCCCATACTGCG TGTATCACAGCCTCGTGGAGTTTTACTTGCAGAAGCCAAGAAACAAGGACACCAACATCGAGGTCACCTTCCTTAGCAGTAATGTCAACTCCCCGGTCAAGATCACCAT ACCTAAGCAGGAACTCCAGGGGAAAGCAGTCATGGCCCACGCCAACCCACAGTGCCAGATAAACCAAGTGAAACTGAAGTTTCAGCCTTCCAGCCGGGTTTGGAAAAGAGACCGGACCACCATTGTTGGGAAGTTCTGCACTGCCCCTTTGCCCATCAATGACAA TAAACAGACGGTCTGCTTGCCTGAGCCAGTGAACTTACAAGCAAGCGTGACTGTTTTTCATGACCTGAAAATAGCCTGTGTTTGA
- the PLA1A gene encoding phospholipase A1 member A isoform X3, with product MPPGLWGRHFCLWGLFLWLRGSVGGSGDEPPTPQPNCTDFQNARLLQGTHLNVRFLLFTPSDPGCGQLVEESSDIQNSGFNATLGTKLIIHGFRVLGTKPSWVDKFVRALLRAADANVIAVDWVSGSTGIYFSAVENVVKLSLEISRFLRKLLALGVSESSIHIIGVSLGAHVGGMVGHFYKGQLGRITGLDPAGPEYTKASLEERLDPGDARFVEAIHTDTDNLGIRIPVGHVDYFVNGGQDQPGCPTSIYAGYSYLICDHMRAVHLYISALENSCPLVAFPCDSYRAFLAGQCLDCCNPFLLSCPRIGLAEESGIKIEPLPKEVKVYLMTTSSAPYCVYHSLVEFYLQKPRNKDTNIEVTFLSSNVNSPVKITMYT from the exons gGGATGAGCCTCCTACCCCACAGCCCAACTGCACTGACTTCCAGAACGCCAGGCTCCTCCAGGGCACCCATCTCAATGTCCGGTTTCTCCTCTTCACCCCTTCAGATCCTGGCTGTGGGCAGCTAGTGGAAGAAAGTAGTGACATCCAAAACTCTGGGTTCAATGCCACTCTGGGAACCAAACTAATTATTCATGGATTCAG GGTTTTAGGAACAAAGCCTTCCTGGGTGGATAAATTTGTTCGAGCCCTTCTGCGTGCAGCAGATGCCAACGTGATTGCTGTGGACTGGGTGTCCGGGTCTACGGGGATCTACTTCTCAGCCGTGGAGAATGTGGTTAAGCTGAGCCTGGAGATCTCCCGTTTCCTCAGGAAACTCCTG GCGCTGGGAGTGTCAGAGTCCTCGATCCACATCATTGGTGTCAGCCTGGGGGCCCACGTTGGGGGCATGGTGGGACATTTCTACAAAGGCCAGTTGGGACGAATCACAG GCCTGGACCCCGCTGGGCCCGAGTACACCAAGGCCAGCCTGGAGGAGCGCTTAGATCCTGGAGACGCCCGCTTTGTGGAAGCCATCCACACAGATACCGACA ATTTGGGTATCCGGATTCCCGTCGGACACGTGGACTACTTTGTCAACGGAGGCCAAGACCAACCTGGCTGTCCCACGTCCATTTACGCAG GTTACAGTTATCTGATCTGCGATCACATGCGGGCTGTGCATCTCTACATCAGTGCCCTGGAGAATTCCTGCCCGCTGGTGGCCTTTCCCTGTGACAGCTACAGGGCCTTCCTTGCTGGACAATGTCTGGATTGCTGTAACCCTTTTCTGCTTTCCTGTCCGAGGATAG GGCTGGCGGAAGAAAGTGGTATAAAGATAGAGCCGCTTCCCAAGGAAGTGAAAGTCTACCTCATGACCACCTCCAGCGCCCCATACTGCG TGTATCACAGCCTCGTGGAGTTTTACTTGCAGAAGCCAAGAAACAAGGACACCAACATCGAGGTCACCTTCCTTAGCAGTAATGTCAACTCCCCGGTCAAGATCACCATGTAC ACCTAA
- the PLA1A gene encoding phospholipase A1 member A isoform X2, which produces MPPGLWGRHFCLWGLFLWLRGSVGGSGDEPPTPQPNCTDFQNARLLQGTHLNVRFLLFTPSDPGCGQLVEESSDIQNSGFNATLGTKLIIHGFRVLGTKPSWVDKFVRALLRAADANVIAVDWVSGSTGIYFSAVENVVKLSLEISRFLRKLLALGVSESSIHIIGVSLGAHVGGMVGHFYKGQLGRITGLDPAGPEYTKASLEERLDPGDARFVEAIHTDTDNLGIRIPVGHVDYFVNGGQDQPGCPTSIYAGYSYLICDHMRAVHLYISALENSCPLVAFPCDSYRAFLAGQCLDCCNPFLLSCPRIGLAEESGIKIEPLPKEVKVYLMTTSSAPYCASWSFTCRSQETRTPTSRSPSLAVMSTPRSRSPCTPKQELQGKAVMAHANPQCQINQVKLKFQPSSRVWKRDRTTIVGKFCTAPLPINDNKQTVCLPEPVNLQASVTVFHDLKIACV; this is translated from the exons gGGATGAGCCTCCTACCCCACAGCCCAACTGCACTGACTTCCAGAACGCCAGGCTCCTCCAGGGCACCCATCTCAATGTCCGGTTTCTCCTCTTCACCCCTTCAGATCCTGGCTGTGGGCAGCTAGTGGAAGAAAGTAGTGACATCCAAAACTCTGGGTTCAATGCCACTCTGGGAACCAAACTAATTATTCATGGATTCAG GGTTTTAGGAACAAAGCCTTCCTGGGTGGATAAATTTGTTCGAGCCCTTCTGCGTGCAGCAGATGCCAACGTGATTGCTGTGGACTGGGTGTCCGGGTCTACGGGGATCTACTTCTCAGCCGTGGAGAATGTGGTTAAGCTGAGCCTGGAGATCTCCCGTTTCCTCAGGAAACTCCTG GCGCTGGGAGTGTCAGAGTCCTCGATCCACATCATTGGTGTCAGCCTGGGGGCCCACGTTGGGGGCATGGTGGGACATTTCTACAAAGGCCAGTTGGGACGAATCACAG GCCTGGACCCCGCTGGGCCCGAGTACACCAAGGCCAGCCTGGAGGAGCGCTTAGATCCTGGAGACGCCCGCTTTGTGGAAGCCATCCACACAGATACCGACA ATTTGGGTATCCGGATTCCCGTCGGACACGTGGACTACTTTGTCAACGGAGGCCAAGACCAACCTGGCTGTCCCACGTCCATTTACGCAG GTTACAGTTATCTGATCTGCGATCACATGCGGGCTGTGCATCTCTACATCAGTGCCCTGGAGAATTCCTGCCCGCTGGTGGCCTTTCCCTGTGACAGCTACAGGGCCTTCCTTGCTGGACAATGTCTGGATTGCTGTAACCCTTTTCTGCTTTCCTGTCCGAGGATAG GGCTGGCGGAAGAAAGTGGTATAAAGATAGAGCCGCTTCCCAAGGAAGTGAAAGTCTACCTCATGACCACCTCCAGCGCCCCATACTGCG CCTCGTGGAGTTTTACTTGCAGAAGCCAAGAAACAAGGACACCAACATCGAGGTCACCTTCCTTAGCAGTAATGTCAACTCCCCGGTCAAGATCACCATGTAC ACCTAAGCAGGAACTCCAGGGGAAAGCAGTCATGGCCCACGCCAACCCACAGTGCCAGATAAACCAAGTGAAACTGAAGTTTCAGCCTTCCAGCCGGGTTTGGAAAAGAGACCGGACCACCATTGTTGGGAAGTTCTGCACTGCCCCTTTGCCCATCAATGACAA TAAACAGACGGTCTGCTTGCCTGAGCCAGTGAACTTACAAGCAAGCGTGACTGTTTTTCATGACCTGAAAATAGCCTGTGTTTGA